ATGGTCACCCTGCACCAGCGAATTTCCTAATACAATATTCTTGTTTGCTTACCGTCCACCAATCAACGCTAACCTTCTTTTTGCACGGTATCCATTCGATCACCATAACGGGTCATCGGCTGTCAGTTCGCCGCAACGCACGCACAACCCAAGTCCATTACTCTCTCTTGATTTGAGCTACAGCATATGATTAACTCGCTGTCTTTGTCTAATCTACTCTTTCTGTTTCTCAACGTACGCCCATAATTTTCCGTTTCCCTAATTTTTAGACTTTACCAAGATTCCAAATTTAAGCTCTGTTGGTGATTGCTGGCATAGTAGATCGGTCGGTACACTGACGGGGCGGACATAATGGTGTGAAGAGCTGCGGtctcttataaaaatggtctattgGCAGTCTATATACTTCTTGTAGACTATGTTGCCTttttatagatatttctttttgtctagtcAAAGCCTATtgacagaagtctactaaaagtgtatggccataaatctatagattgtctacagactgtctatagaatttgtattgcctatagactgctctctagagtttgtctatagagagtctatagactttgtagacagaagtctatggacagtatatagactgtctaagaaaatttttgtaaggggcgaGCCCACTGGCTGCGGTGACTGTGGGACAAGGTCTGTTTGAAGCCTATATAGTGATGCGTTAAATATGGAAGCTGGGGTCACTCACTGCTCTTCTGCACTCCCCATCCGGCCACGGTGACCATCTTTCCGGTCAGGTCGCCCAGGTCAAAGTCCAGGCAGACGGGCCTTATCTTGAAGCCGAAGTCGAACGCCTTGGGCACCCGCAGCACGGCGATGTCGTCGTGGTACTGGTCCTCCGAGAAGCGAGGGTGCAGCGCCACCGCCGCGATGCGGGTCTTCACCGCGTGCTTCGACGTGGTGTCGGCGGCGCCGTAAATGCCCTCGATCTTCGGTATCAGCTTGTGGTCGCTACGTGCGAATCGTTGCCGTTCTTATCGCAGTCGTTGTCAGCATATATCAGACATcaggaagaagcaaagaaaaataatgaCATCTTTCTTCAGCGGGGCTGTAATGTTCGGCCGTATATGCCTTCCATCTTTAGCATCAGCTTTTACCCACTGCGTAAAACTTGTTATTGCAGTGGTCATaatcaccatcgtcatcatcatcatcatagaaTATTAGAAAGGTAGAAGGAGAGACATATATAGTATCTGTCTTTGAAAGGAATACAATGCCCAGTCGTAGAGGTCCTTGCTATAGTtacctcctttttttcttagaaggGTTGGGGTTCGGGCTAGTAGGTAATCGATATGAGGTTCCACAGCGCACAACAAGGAAGAGACAGAGCTCGGGCGCTAACTTCCACTAAACGATTTTTATCTGGCGCTCAGTGGAAGTTAGCGCGCCCCTTCCTTGTTCTATGGTATGGAACCTCATGTCCTTTTTTTCTGTTAATTATATGATTTGGAGCTTTTAGGATCCATAAAATGAGATGCGTGCGCGGCACAAACGCTGTGTATATGAGCATGTTAAGTGGGGCGCAAACACACGACCACTAGACAGATGACAGGGCAAACGTTATGTAGACCTGTCCACCTCCACTGTATgtctttttttcgcattacttaaCACGCCCGAAACTTAAACCGACAAAATGACTCAACTATAGACTAGCAGTTGTATACAATCTGCATACTCATAGGTGTGCATGTTTTCTCTAAGCGTGTCATATACTGCACTGTTGATTGGCGAGTCACATCTGACTGCGTGTATAGTGCTTGGTCAAAGACAACTTCAGGTATCCCCTTACCGCATGACACAGTGGCCAGCTGTCAGGATGTGCCATCGTGTTATGATGGCGCCTCCGCAGGTCGCCGGAGATGATCCGTTGATGTACACCAGAAGTCGCACCTGAAGAACGTACGACGTTTCGGCATGGCTACAACCTGCCCGTCTTTGGATGACGTGTATTGATTGGAAGAACTCCCAGATATTTTGGCAAAGAAGGGACAGACAGGCATGGCTATACCGTACTCCTATTATCATCGCCGCCACATCACCCTCATGTGCCGCGCCTGCGCCTAtcccacccttacaaaaatttcttcagactgtctatagactgtccatatacttatgtctataaaatctatagactctttatagacaaaccccagagaacagtctataggcaatacaaatcctatagccagtctatagacaatctatagatttatggccatacacttttagtagacttgtctatagacagtctatagattatgactatacaaaaagaaatatctataggaagacaacagagtctataagaagtctatagaacgTCTACAGACCAGTTTTGTAAGGGCAGTGCCCATTGCCCATTTTTGAATAAATagagtttttttttcgattttaatGTAAAGTGTTTTTTACTCGCCTATTATTTGAGTTGTTCCGCAGAAATTTTTCTGCCTGCTTGCAggcctttttttccccttttttcgtTGTTGACAAAACACTGTGCAATTGTACCCCACTCCCGCCTTGGCCACGAAAAGGTGGCTGGCAGTATtgtacaaacaaataaataaataaataaataaataaataaatagacatCGCGTGATCACAGATAAAGCCCCGCGCCCTGCTTTACGTGTTAAGTCTACATGGATATCCTTAAGCACAGGTAGGAAAATGGCAGGTATTGAGTTACGACATATAGTGAAATACTACTTGACCGAACTTCAAGGAAACTTAAGAATACATTCATTTGATCAAAAAATCACTCAATTGAAACGGACAGGCGACCACCCATTTTTAACTAAGTTTCGAGCATTTAGGGTATTGTTAATGGAATTTATTTTACAGTGCTGAAAACTCTACACATGCAATATGCACAAagctctttaaaaaaaatgaaaccgttttgtgctgattttttttatattcagtATTGCCAACTTCGTGCGTTAGGCAATACGTTCAGTTACTGCTCAAGCAAAACGCCAGCAACTCAGCCGTACAAAACTAAACCGGATGTAGAGTCCGGAATTTCCCCGAGAGAGAGTATGGCGCTCCGAAATTTCGCAAATTGAGCAGTTCCAGAATCGCAGTGTTCGAAGTTTCGCGGACGAAGATTTCATCGTGTCCGTGAAAATGACACAAAATGTCCTCTAAACAAAGTTtacagtgtgctaaaatgtgtcCAACTGAAATATATGTTCATTTGATGCAATGGCGTATCCGCAGGGGTTTTTGTAAAAGTTCGCTTAACTGAAGAATTTGTTGAAGTGAAGCCCTCTGGAGTGGTATTTAATTGCAGTACGCTAAAGCAGTGTGGCCATTCACCCGGGCCGAAGCATCCTTCACACAACTATTGGTATAAATTTAGGCTTGCGCATGTTGGGCCATAGTCGCTACTCCGAAACAATAGGGCACACCAACACACAGTAATATATCATGTACAACATAAACCTAGCAGAGGTTTACGGATGTGGCAGTACGATCTTGTGTGGATAAATGACTATTTTCATTAGGTTAAATCTGTAGCCTGGCTTGAAATTGACGTCTGCATCATTCAATGTAGTCGTGTTTTATTTATTACTTCCGTTAAGTGCCTGGTGCAGCAGAGTGAACAGTACGAGGAAGATCTGGCTTGGCCTTTGTGACAAGgactgaaaataataaaaaaattggagacCTTCTTAATAACATTCTTAAACAAGAATATGCGATAGCATTTAAGTATCTTGCTGTGGTGTCTACAGTGAGCGTCTATTGCTCTCACGATTTTCCCAACAAAACAACGGTTGGAACCGCTTTCGTTGCCTTTATGCGGTATGCAAGTCATAGCCTTCTAGAAAGTTGTAAGACCATTAGATTATCATATGTAATTATACTAATCCCACCAGTTAATCTACCTCAGTCCACCGCTAATCTTATGTTGGCTTACTTCCAAGATTTTAGAGCTGCTTTGGAACTTTtttaaaggggggggggcgggtgtAATTTTCAAACTTTAGGTGTCCTCAGATTTTAGAATCTAGCGGTGCCCTATGATTGTtccactggtggtcacgtggtactgATTGATGACGTCGCGATCCTCTCGACCAACCAGAGAATGTCGTGGCAGAGAAGCCGAAAATTATTTGTGAGACGAATGCTTAAGTGCAATCGCATTAAGAAGTCTAAGAATGAAGCATTACAACCGTCGTGAAAAACGGTGCTTAACCATCATATACACAAAGTTCAGACACTTGAGCGTCATTCTTGAAATCTTTTCTGACTAGCAGTGCTTGCATAAGATGACGTTTGCTGTGGCAGCACTGGAGCAGTCTCACCCAAGCTACATAATATGCATTGGACTGCATACGAATTATGCATGTGCTGCAGATGCGTTTAACGTGTACATTCTTGTAAGTACACGGAAACACCCACGTAACGCATGGAGGTGAATTGTAGGTGAAAAGTTCCCAGGACATAGGGTCCAATTTCGAGCAACATAGCCTGGCACTTATAGCGGCTACGAAGGTCCTTAGGGGTGAATATCAGAGTGTTCTTGATAAATTCCCAACAATTCCGGAATAAAGGTTTCTTCAACGAGAAAAactttatgaacgcattttttttcatataatataaGATTTCGTTAAAACACTGAATATATCCTGAGATCTTCCGACGGCAGGCTTGAAATTTTTTGCTATTgacttttttgctatcgtcaaaaacgtcgcccattggttttcaatgtcagtcttaactgctccatgcgagcgaCGGGAAAactgtaaaagaaagattttggtacgcgtcggaagaatggaccattgcctacTATTTTACACAACAGTAGCCTTAAATAGTCCAATAATCAAAATTTTCGTCCACGAATGCTGGGCATGCCGCAGATTTCTAGCTTCGTGGATGTTCAGAACTGCCATGCTCCTTGGCTCGAAACCCGACTCTGTgccctggaaacttttgaccaacTGCCTACATATTTCACGGCAGGCACTCCATGTGTTGCGTATGCTTGTCGGGAACACAGTATTTTTCTCTTGTTTCACAATCCCAAACATGACAAAGAAGAACGATCACTTGGGCTTcgattacagcgaaacaagaaagcaagaaaggacGATTCAAACTTACCATCCAGGGGAACATCCCCTGGCTGGCGCGCAACCCGTTGATCACCCTGGTCTCGAAGAACACACCGCATTCTATAAAATCCGCAGTTCGAACTCGTTTTCGTCACGGCATCGACAGCACTTACTTCTCGCAATACACTGTAAGATCCGGGCGGGCAAAACATTCTGAATCCGAGCACCATAGTGTAAGATCACTTTAAAAACCACGCGAGTGAAATTCCGTTTCAGTTGTGTGACTTCAAGCAAAGTTGAGGAATTACACACAAGAGCTCAGACTGCACACAAGATTACAATTCTCCCCGCCGAACTGCACACGCCAACAGCTTGGTCCGGAAGGTTTGAGCGAGTGTCTGCTGCAATCTGGACGCCAGCTTGGACTCCACAGGGATATCTCTTGCAGGTCAGTCCAGCTTCTGGGTATGGTGTCAAGAGGAACACGCAGGGCGTCGTAATGGTTTTGAAGCACTCTTTTTTACGCCGGATTCCTCCACGGAAACACGTACTTTCAGTGCACACAAATAGGCTCACATGAAAGAGCTCTGGTAAAATGAATTAGGTTTGAGAGTTCTCTGGAGACACCGCGCACAATGGCACACGCGAGCTGAAAGAGCAGAGCGCGGAACCGCGGGTTTTATTCGACTCGGTCGTGGAAGAGCGTCTAACACTCGCGTACGCCTATCTTCAGAAGGAGAGCGGCCCAGTACTGCGAAACGTCTCAGCGGTGGCTTGTATTTCGTCTTTTTGTCGTGAGCAGTCCGAGCTATTTCAAAGAGAAGAAGGTTCTGGCTCCAAGAGATCACAACGCGCTCAGCTCTATACGCAGGATCTTGGCAACGTCGCAAGCTGTGAGAATAGCGTCTTTCCGCGATTCGCAGCTACACCTCTTGAAGCTGGAGCAAATTTTTTGTAGGCTTTGTTTTTTATTGAACTTTGTTGCGTTTTCAGTCTTTGATAATCAGGCTTTGATGCCGGCTATTACGGGGCAGCTTGAACTGAACTTTCTTTGGTAAGCCTCAGGAGGTTACCTTTTGACGCAACGACGAAGCGAGGCTACCCCGGTTTCTTCCAATAGAAGGTAGAGAGGCTAACTTGTGACGAAGAAAGGTCTGTATATATATGCTAGACGGCGACAGTGACCGAAGGGCTGCATGAAAGTAAAGTACCATGAGAGGCGAACTACACAGACCAACCATACTCTCGCATTTCAAGTTGCTACTCTGTATGAATTTGGCCTTACGACACGTATTTCCTGCACGTATCCTTTTGGCGGTCGTTTTCATCAGACTTTGACAGAAAGCGACCACTTTTCTGGGTTGTGTGAGCTTAAGGTAAGAAAGGTGTTCGGCCAATTTGGTCATGACTTTGTTAACAAGAAGAGCATGAACGCGGTAACTGTAGGACTGTTCGCAACTTTGCGCGCTCACAAATTTCCCGTTAAATGCCAGTGCAATGACAGCCGATTTATCAGCTCTGGGTTTAAACGGCAGTCTTTTTTCGCCGTTGTGGATATATATAGGGCATGTTTTGGTTCACTGCGCCGCACTCGTATATAACTAGGTAATATAAAAATTCAACTCACGTTTTTCGTTTTCAAACGCTTCTGCTGTTAAAATCTGGAATGCAATAAGCTTATTTGAGTTCGTGGTCATTAATTACTGAAAGTATGAAGCAGTTACTGCCTTCAGCGTTTGCCAGTGCCAGCTCATATAAATTTCCAAAGCTGCTTGAGGGAAGATGAtgctcttggaaaaaaaaaaaaactaagcggcACACCGTCACTCGTAAAGCAAGCTCTTGTTTTCAAGCATATCACTCGTTAATGTCGTTGATGCAACTCGCGAAAGATGACCATGATCCTAGTTCAAGGGGGAAGGAAGACGCCGTCCGCATGATTGAAGAGCCGACCAGATGAAGATTGTTTAGATACAGGTTATTCGTATCACTTATAATAACACAAGCGACTGCTCCTGGCATTGCACTCAGATAACTTTGTACGCATGTTCTGAAAGGAATCATTAGGCGGAAATTGTTGCTGTAAGGTCTGCATGCATATTTCGAAAGATATTATTGTTTTCTTGTCTTTATTACGATCTTATTCTTACACAGTCCCAGGCTCACAATGTGTAAAAATTATTTATTGCCCTTCATTTTAGTGAAACTTGGGAAGTACTTTTTGTGGGCAGATGTTACAAGACTGCTGCTCCATCTCTAAAAGGTTCAGAGGAACGTCATCATTAGTTGAGTTAGAAATAAGGATTCGAATACAAGTGCTAGTTGGCGAATGACGACTGTTTGCTAGTTGTCAACGTTGGCAGTTAACACGTATAATCACTTGGGTGGTGGTACTATGCATGGCCTGGAAACTAGACACCGTTCATTCGTTGCAGAGACGACAGTCTGTCAGGGCCACCGCCAAGCTTCCCGCGAACCAATCACTGCCGTGACTGATGCACCGGACTAGTGACGTTTCGCGCCTGATTGGACAAGCACAGACACGTGCTGCGGGTACACAGTGCCACTGAGGATGCCGAGGGACCAATCAGAGAACGTGCCCAGCGAATATTCACCTCGAAAGCAATAAAAAGGTGTTTTATACTCACGGATAGGCTCAGCAGCAACAACACCCATGCGACGGCGGCTCGAATCCCGGCGAGGACCACGTGTGTCTCGCCTATTCTCGCAGTCATTGACGCCGCCTCGGCTGGCTTAATACGCTCACTTGTCATGCTGTTTATTTGTTGACTTCGGCGGGGGGTCTCCTTTGTGTCCCGCGACTTCCAGAGGCGCGGCTGCGTGAGAAATGCAGGGGAggctgtcatgtttttttctcGTTTCCCGTCTTACGTTGACTTCTCTCGAATCTCGGGCTTCTGG
The genomic region above belongs to Amblyomma americanum isolate KBUSLIRL-KWMA chromosome 9, ASM5285725v1, whole genome shotgun sequence and contains:
- the LOC144105600 gene encoding venom protease-like; the encoded protein is MTSERIKPAEAASMTARIGETHVVLAGIRAAVAWVLLLLSLSILTAEAFENEKQCGVFFETRVINGLRASQGMFPWMVRLLVYINGSSPATCGGAIITRWHILTAGHCVMRDHKLIPKIEGIYGAADTTSKHAVKTRIAAVALHPRFSEDQYHDDIAVLRVPKAFDFGFKIRPVCLDFDLGDLTGKMVTVAGWGVQKSSRGPSDKLRYTKLQVLEQSECAEKLQSYSFNKSSMMCAYAEDTDACQGDSGSGVMYRQAHRYIQVGIVSHGVGCAQGMPGIYVPVNVYKEWILQTIADQSAFKEIGGRTDGST